The genome window TGCCAGGTAGAGACAGAAAACAGGCGCAAATCCGAAAATCACTCCAGCACTGGTTGCGACAGCCTTGCCCCCCTTAAATCTTGCAAAGATAGGAAAGGTATGTCCAATTACGGCCAAAAGACCAAAGACGAGAGGTGATACACCTTGTTGGTGGAATAGAATAGGAAGGAGAGTGGCTAAGGTCCCTTTAAAGAAATCAATTACAAAGGTTGCCATACCCGCTTTCTTACCTAAAATTCGGAAAGTATTAGTTGTTCCGGTGTTTCCAGAACCATGTTCACGCAGATTTGTTTGAAAGAAAATTTGTCCAATCCAGAGACCAGACGGAATCGAACCTAGCAGATAAGCTAAAATTAATAATACAAATGTCATCATAGAACTATTATACCATGAAATGCTATAGAAAGTCAGAGAATATCCTGTGAAATTGTGACAGCTGAAAGGGAAAAACTTTGCAAAATCCCTAGAAAACCTGTAAAATAGAAAAGATGAACAAATAGGAGGTTCCTTGTGTCAAAAAAGGAAATCAATATTAATAACTACAATGATGACGCCATTCAGGTGCTGGAAGGGTTGGATGCGGTCCGTAAACGTCCGGGGATGTATATTGGATCGACTGACGGTGCTGGTCTCCATCACCTAGTCTGGGAAATCGTGGATAATGCGGTCGATGAAGCCTTGTCTGGATTTGGTGACCGCATTGATGTGACCATCAATAAAGACGGCAGTCTAACGGTTCAAGACCATGGTCGAGGGATGCCGACTGGGATGCATGCTATGGGAATTCCAACTGTTGAGGTTATCTTTACCATTCTCCACGCTGGAGGAAAATTCGGTCAAGGTGGCTATAAGACATCTGGTGGTCTCCACGGGGTGGGATCTTCAGTCGTTAATGCCCTATCAAGCTGGTTAGAAGTTGAAATTACTCGTGACGGTACAGTCTACAAGCAACGTTTTGAAAATGGCGGGAAACCCGTCACAACCCTGAAGAAAATTGGTACGGCACCCAAGTCTAAGACAGGTACCAAAGTCACTTTCATGCCTGACGCGACTATCTTTTCTACGACTGACTTCAAGTACAATACCATTTCAGAACGACTCAATGAGTCAGCCTTTCTCTTAAAAAATGTCACCTTGTCTCTGACAGATAAGCGAACAGATGAAGCAATCGAATTCCATTATGAGAACGGGGTACAAGACTTTGTTTCTTACCTCAATGAAGACAAGGAAATCTTGACGCCAGTCCTATACTTTGAAGGCGAAGACAATGGTTTCCAAGTGGAGGTTGCCCTCCAGTACAATGATGGATTTTCAGATAACATTCTATCCTTTGTCAATAACGTTCGTACTAAAGATGGTGGAACACATGAGACAGGACTCAAGTCAGCCATTACTAAGGTCATGAATGACTACGCGCGTAAGACAGGACTTCTCAAGGAAAAAGATAAAAACCTTGAAGGGTCAGACTACCGCGAGGGACTAGCAGCCGTCCTTTCTATTCTGGTTCCTGAAGAACACTTGCAGTTTGAAGGACAGACAAAGGACAAGCTAGGAAGCCCACTAGCTCGCCCTATTGTTGATAGCATTGTCGCAGAAAAATTAACTTTCTTCCTCATGGAAAATGGTGAACTGGCTTCTAACCTTATTCGCAAGGCTATTAAGGCACGTGATGCGCGAGAGGCAGCTCGCAAGGCGCGTGATGAGAGCCGAAATGGTAAGAAAAATAAGAAAGACAAGGGCTTGCTTTCTGGGAAATTGACTCCAGCCCAGTCTAAGAATCCTGCTAAGAATGAACTCTATCTGGTCGAGGGGGATTCTGCCGGTGGTTCTGCCAAGCAAGGTCGTGACCGTAAGTTCCAGGCTATCTTGCCCCTTCGTGGTAAGGTGATTAATACAGCCAAGGCCAAGATGGCGGATATTCTCAAAAATGAAGAAATCAATACTATGATTTATACCATTGGTGCGGGCGTGGGAGCAGACTTCTCTATTGAAGATGCTAACTATGACAAGATTATTATCATGACCGATGCGGATACCGATGGTGCTCATATTCAAACCTTGCTCTTGACATTTTTCTACCGCTACATGCGTCCGCTAGTTGAGGCAGGCCATGTCTATATTGCCCTTCCGCCTCTTTACAAGATGTCCAAAGGCAAAGGCAAGAAAGAAGAAGTGGCCTATGCTTGGACGGACGGAGAGCTAGAAGAACTCCGCAAGCAGTTTGGTAAAGGCGCAACACTCCAACGATATAAAGGTCTTGGTGAGATGAACGCGGACCAACTCTGGGAAACAACCATGAATCCAGAAACTCGAACCCTCATTCGTGTCACCATCGAAGACTTAGCACGCGCAGAACGTCGTGTCAATGTCCTCATGGGAGACAAGGTCGAACCACGCCGTAAATGGATTGAGGATAATGTTAAATTTACGCTGGAAGAGAGTGGGGAGATGGTGTTTTGAAAGGATGATAAAGAAAATATGGGCTATAATATTTATACAAATCAAGAATTTAAAAAATTGGCTAATGATGGACAAATTAATATCATGGCTTTCTTTGGAAATGGTGTAGATATTCAGTTAATGGAATATCTTGAATCTCCATATCGGACTTCTTATCAAAATTTCTATAATTATCTTTGCTATAAGAATTTTGACAAAGATAATATGATCTTTCAAAAAATGACTGAGGATAAGAAAGATAATGAAAGAGATCCCAATATCAAGCAAAATTGGAGTGACTTTGAGAATAGCTTAATTGAGATTTTTAATCAACCTGGCTGGCTGAAAATAGAGAAATTGACTAAAGATTTCACTCAATTTCAAATCGAGTTCTCAAATTTTTTAAATGAAATAATTACTCCTAATATGCTTGCTAGGTTAGGGAATGATAGCACAGAAAAAGGAATTGCTCTTAATTCTTTTACCCGTTTTTTAGGTGATTTAGATTTTATAAATTTCAATAAATTGTCTTTTCCTCGTAAAAGCAAACTTTATTCTTTATTTAACTGGGAAATTTTAAATTTCAACTATACTTCGATGTTGGATAATATCTTATTGCTAGATAAAGGACAATTTGATCCGCATCCCCATAAGTTTGCAGATAGGCAGATTCTATTTTATCCAAATCCTAAAGATAGAGCAAATAAGTTAGAAGAGTTTATTGATTGTAAAAATGGAGAATTGATAGAAGGTTATGTTCCTAATCCACATCTAAATAAAGACACTAAATACTCCAGTTATTTAATGATCAATATCACCCATCCTCATGGTTATCAGAATGTTCCGAAATCAATGTTATTTGGATTTGACAATAAGGAACAAATAACAAATGAAAATAAAAGATCTTTAGCAAAGAATTTTTTAAAGCCCTATTGGGCTCAGAATGATAGAAAATATAAATCATATTTCAATAATACTGATTTGTTTATACTATACGGTTTATCACTCGGTGATAGTGACTTTTGGTGGTGGAATAATATTCTTAACTCACTTTTGGAGACAGATTCTGAATTGATTATTTATAATTACAATAGCAATAATGAATCTGATAGTGACACAATTAATAGATTTATTAATGTGGCAACCAACGAGAAACTGGATGATGAGAAACTAGATAAGCTTTATAAGAAAATTGCTATAGTTCAGTATAATTCTGAAACAAAGCTAAATGCGTTCAAATTGGATTATTTGGATTGAATCTATGCTTTTCCAGATAAGAAGCAGTATGCTGATCTCCGTGATCATCTCAACGCTATCCGTAGTCGCTGTAAAAAATTAACACCAAAGAAAAGCAAGCAAGAAGCAGTAGGTGAGGAAAAGTAGCTTTCTTCTGAAGAAGTCTCTCACAGATAGACGAGTTTTTGCAACATAAGGCGAAGTTTTGAAGTTCTAAAAAGAATAGAGATGGGAACAAACATGGTATTGGAAAATAAACTAGGCATTACAAACTCAGCCCAGTTGGCAGATGCAGAAGAAAAACTGACAAAAAATAAGCCGCCCTTCTTTTTCAGACAGGAGCTTTGTTTAAGATGGAAGTTGGTACTTTTGCAGGGCTGTCTGCTATTCACCGTTATCTCTTTTCCAGCATCTATGATTTCGCTGGAAAGATCCGTGATGTCAATAGTGCAAAGGATAACTTTCAATTTGCCCCCGTATTTTTTTAGAACAATCCTTACAGTATATTGATAAACTTCCTCATGACAATTTTGATCAAGTGGTTGATAAGTGTGCGGATATGAATATTGCCCATCCTTTCCGTAAGGGGAATGGGCGCGCCATGCGGATTTGGCTAGATTGTATGCTTCGTGAGAAGCTGGGTAAAGTGGTAGATTGGAACGCCATTGATAAGGATGAATACCTGAATGCCATGAAGCGTAGTGCAGTGTCGACTGGAGAACTCAAGTATCTCCTCTTGAATAATCAAACTGAAGACCTCACTCAGGCCTGTTTCTTTAAGGGTGTGGATGCTTCATATTATTACGAAGGACACAGACTTTACCAGACAAGGGAGTTATGAAGTTCAAGTAAAGGTGACGATCATCTTTTGTATGTAAACAATCGCTAAAACTATTGGAGGTGCGGTATTGATTACGTTATTAATGTTGCCTTTTTTCCTTGTTCTCCTAGCCATTTTTGGAATTATATATGATTTAATTACTAATAAAGGTAGAAAAGAGTGTGCTCGCACAGTATCCTTGTTTATATTGAACATCCTCACTATTGCTATCTGTCTATTAGATCTACCAATGGAAAGTAAACCATACTCAGGAATAGGGTTTATCTTATTTTATGCACTTGCTTTCACTCCTTTGATGATTGTTTTCTCACTATATACCCTCTATAGAATTGGAAAACATTATAGGTATTTTAAGAGTAAGTTTGCTATAACACTTTTATTCAATGCTATTTTGCTTTTCCTTCTTTCATTAGTAAATACTTTTGTATTATGGAGAAGCTTTAAAATATATCATAGAAACGATATGAATTTGTTATATTTTATTTTAATCGTTTTGGGGATTTGTTCAACTATCCAATTGATAGTAGGCGAACTTGAGAAGAAAAGAATACGAGACATCCAAAAACAAGAGGAGCTAGATAGTTATGAAAAATAACTCTATAAAAGATATGTGTAGACAACATAGAAGTGAAGCGCAAATGCAGAGGAGTTGTGAGGTAAGAAAGTTTGCAGAGGAGTGTTTAGATGACTATTCTTGAAACAGACCGTCTCATTATACGGGACTTGCAAGAATCTGATTTGCCGACTTTGATCGCTATGAATCAGGATCCGGAGGTCATGCAGTATTTCCCAAAGCCGTATAGTCAAGCGGAGTCCTTGCGGCTTTATCAGGGCATTCAAGATGAAGTTAAGGCTTATGGATACAGTCTTTGGGCTGTTGAAGAAAAGGATAGTCAGGAGTTTGTCGGCTTGGTAGGTCTGCACCATTCGGATTTACGGATTTTTGCTGGAAAAGAAGTTGTAGAAATCGGCTGGCGTCTGCGAAAAGAGTTTTGGAATCGTGGTTATGCGACGGAGGCTGCCCAAGCCTGTCTAGACTTCGCTTTCCAGCAAGCTGGCTTATCAGAAGTTTACTCTTTTACATCCTTACTCAATCTCCCTTCGCAAAAAATCATGCAAAAGCTAGGCATGGAATTTGTCAAAGAATTCGATAATGAAAAAGTTCCAGCAGCCAGTCCCCTTTATAGACATGTCCTCTACAGAATCAAGAATCTCCACTAAAAAGGCAGGTATTCCCATGAGAACTCAACCCCAAATGCTTGATTTAATTTTACAAATCGCAAAAGTGCTCCAAGTCGAGGCTGTCGCCATGTCCGGTTCACGGACAAATCCAAAGGCTCCAAAAGACGAGTTTCAAGATTATGATGTTGTTTTTGTCGTGGACGACTTAGATAATCTGACGAGTGACCTTTCTTGGCTGGACCAGTTTGGCAAACGTATCATTGAGCAGCATAATATCTTAGGAAACCGTCGTCTCTTCCTCATGCTCTTTGAAGATGGTAACCGTATAGATTTGACTTTATGTCCTAAAGAGTATATCAAGGAGTGGGTAGAAAGCGAAGCGGATTTCACGGTGCTAGAAGACCCTAAGGGATTGTTTGAGTACTATACTACAAATCCTCAACGTTACTGGACAAGTCCAGCTAGTCAGATAGCTTTTGAAACAGCCTGCAATGAATTTTGGTGGGTTTCCGCATATGTAGTGAAGGGAATCTGTCGCAAGCAACTTCTCTATGCAACTGACCATCTTTACGGTGTTTGTCAACAAGAACTCTTGAAGGTCTTAGCTTGGCAGGTCGCAAGTGAGATGGGAAAGGTCGATATCGGCAAGAACTACAAATATCTTTTCCAGTATTTACCTACAGAGAAAGAGAAGGAATTCTCAGCTCTACTTGATTTTTCAAGTGTAGAGAAACTTACTCAGTCATTGTTTGCTACCATGGAACTTTTCCATCAAGAGGCTCAATTCCTTGCTCACAAGATGGGATTTGACTATGATATGAAAGTATCTGAGAAGATGATTAAGTATGCTGGGGAGAGGTTGAACTAGTATGTTAGATTATGTATTTGCTACATTTTTTATGGGATTCCCAGGAGTACAAATTTTAGTATTGGTGTCCTCTATATTTCTAGCTATCAAAAGAAATAAGTTACATAAAAGGGTGTATGGATTATTTTTCCCGATTATTATAACGATGTGTAATATTTGGCTTATTTCAATAGATCGAACAGAGCTTTTTGATGATGCTTTAAGATTTTCTTTCTTTCTAATTTCTTTTTGTTTACCTATGCTTATTTCTTCCATGCTCTATCACTCCATACGCTTATATTATTTATACAAATCAATCAAGTGGAGAGTCTTCCCTGTAAGTTTCTGTTATTTATTCGGTTTAATTTTTCATTATCTTAATACAATGCATTGGGAGGAGCTATTTCGAGGGCAAAAGTTTATGTTTAATATCTTGCTGATATCAACTGCTATAGTTTCTTATTTATCTTGTCAATATTTGTACACACTTCAAAGAAGAAAGAATAATCCATAGGAAATAGATGCTTTTGCTTAATCTAAATAAGTGTTTGTGAATGACTTAAATAGTATCTAAAAATATTTTTCTTAATACCAATTTTAATATAAAAACCACTCTACATTCTTTGAAAGGAGTTGAACACGCCCTAAATGCTGTGTGAAAAAGATAAATTCTCTTGTGAGCATCGCTCACTGCAATAGTTTCCTATTTTCACTTTGCATTTTACGGGCTTTGTATCCTATATGAGTAACATTCAAAACATGTCCCTTGAGGACATCATGGGAGAGCGCTTTGGTCGCTACTCCAAGTACATCATTCAAGACCGGGCTTTGCCAGACATTCGTGATGGCTTGAAGCCGGTTCAGCGTCGTATTCTTTATTCGATGAATAAAGATGGCAATACCTTTGATAAGAGCTACCGTAAGTCAGCTAAGTCTGTCGGTAACATCATGGGGAATTTCCACCCCCACGGCGACAGTTCTATCTATGATGCCATGGTTCGTATGTCTCAGGACTGGAAAAATCGTGAGATTCTAGTTGAAATGCATGGTAATAACGGTTCCATGGATGGTGATCCGCCTGCGGCGATGCGTTATACTGAGGCGCGCTTGTCTGAGATTGCTGGTTATCTTCTTCAGGATATCGAGAAAAAGACAGTTCCTTTTGCTTGGAACTTTGACGATACCGAGAAAGAGCCGACGGTTTTGCCAGCAGCCTTTCCCAACCTCTTAGTCAATGGTTCGACTGGGATTTCGGCTGGATATGCTACGGATATTCCACCGCATAATTTGGCTGAGGTTATCGATGCGACAGTTTACATGATTGACCATCCGACTGCCAAGGTTGATAAACTCATGGAATTCTTGCCTGGACCAGACTTCCCTACAGGAGCTATCATCCAAGGGCGTGATGAAATCAAGAAGGCTTATGAAACTGGGAAAGGGCGCGTGGTTGTTCGTTCTAAGACGGAGATTGAAAAGCTAAAAGGCGGTAAGGAGCAAATCGTTATCACTGAGATTCCTTATGAAATCAATAAGGCCAATCTGGTCAAGAAAATCGATGATGTTCGTGTCAATAACAAGGTGGCTGGTATTGCTGAGGTTCGTGATGAGTCTGACCGTGAAGGTCTTCGTATCGCTATCGAACTCAAGAAAGATGCTAATACCGATCTCGTTCTTAACTATCTCTTCAAATATACTGACCTACAAATCAATTACAACTTTAACATGGTGGCGATTGACAATTTTACGCCTCGTCAGGTTGGGATCGTCCCAATCTTATCTAGCTATATAGCCCACCGTCGTGAAGTGATTTTGGCTCGTTCCCGCTTTGACAAGGAAAAGGCTGAAAAACGCCTCCATATCGTTGAAGGTTTGATTCGCGTGATTTCGATTTTGGACGAAGTCATTGCTCTTATTCGTGCTTCTGAGAACAAGGCTGACGCTAAAGAAAATCTCAAGGTCAGCTATGAGTTTACTGAGGAACAGGCTGAGGCCATCGTTACCTTGCAACTTTACCGTTTGACCAATACAGACGTGGTTGTCTTGCAGGAAGAAGAAGCAGAACTTCGTGAAAAGATTGCCATGCTTGCTGCTATCATCGGTGATGAACGAACTATGTACAATCTCATGAAGAAAGAACTCCGTGAGGTCAAGAAGAAATTCGCGACACCACGTTTGAGTACTTTGGAAGATACTGCAAAAGTAATCGAGATTGACACAGCTAGTTTGATTGCCGAGGAAGATACCTATGTCAGCGTGACTAAGGCAGGTTATATCAAGCGTACCAGCCCACGTTCCTTTGCAGCATCCACTCTGGAAGAAATTGGCAAGCGTGATGATGACCGTTTAATCTTTGTTCAATCTGCCAAGACAACCCAACACCTCTTGATGTTTACAACTCTTGGAAATGTCATTTATCGACCAATCCATGAGTTAGCAGATATTCGCTGGAAGGACATCGGAGAGCACTTGAGCCAGACCATTACAAACTTTGAAACCAATGAAGAAGTTCTCTATGTCGAAGTCGTGGATCAGTTTGATGATGCTACAACCTACTTTGCTGCAACTCGTCTTGGTCAAATCAAGCGCGTAGAACGAAAAGAATTCACTCCATGGCGGACCTACAAGTCGAAGTCTGTCAAGTATGCTAAGCTCAAAGACGAGACAGACCAGATTGTAGCAGTGGCTCCGATTAAACTAGATGATGTACTCTTGATTAGCCAAAACGGTTACGCCCTTCGTTTCAATATCGAAGAGGTTCCGGTTGTTGGTGCCAAGGCTGCGGGTGTCAAGGCTATGAACCTGAAAGCAGATGATGTACTTCAGGCTGCCTTTATCTGTAACACCTCATCCTTCTACCTCTTGACCCAACGTGGAAGCTTGAAACGTGTTTCTTGTGAGGAAATTCCAGCAACCAGCCGTGCCAAACGAGGTCTACAAGTCTTGCGTGAGTTGAAAAACAAACCGCACCGTGTCTTCTTAGCAGGAGCAGTTGCAGAGCAAGGTTTCGTTGGTGATCTCTTTAGTACAGAAATGGAAGAAAACGACCAAACGCTGCTTGTCTTATCTAATAAGGGAACAATCTATGAAAGCCGATTGCAAGATTTGAACTTGTCAGAACGTACTAGCAACGGAAGCTTTATCTCAGACACTATTTCAGATGAAGAAGTTTTTGATGCTTACCTCAAAGAAGTCTTTAAAGAGGATAAAGCGAGTTCATAAAGAAATCAGTCCAAGTGACTGATTTCTTTATGTTGAAAAAATTTTCAGAAAATTACAAATAATACTTGAAATTTTACTAGAAAAGTGTAGAATAGAACACATAGTTTGAATAGTATAAAGGAGAAACACATGACAGTTGCAATTGATTGGGAAAATCTTGGATTTTCTTATATGAAATTACCTTATCGTTATATCGCTCATTATAAAAATGGTCAATGGGATCAAGGAGAATTGACAGAGGATGCAACCTTGCATATTTCAGAGTCTTCTCCAAGTCTCCACTATGGACAGCAAGCATTTGAAGGATTGAAAGCCTATCGTACGAAGGATGGCAGTATTCAACTTTTCCGTCCTGATGAAAACGCCAAGCGTTTGCAACGTACCTGCGACCGTCTTTTGATGCCTCAAGTACCTACAGAAATGTTTGTGGAAGCTTGTAAAGCAGTTGTGCGTGCAAATGAAGAGTACGTACCACCATACGGAACAGGTGGAACCCTTTATCTTCGTCCACTTTTGATTGGTGTTGGAGATATCATCGGGGTTAAACCAGCAGAAGAGTATATTTTTACTATCTTTGCTATGCCAGTTGGTAACTACTTTAAAGGTGGATTGGTTCCAACGAATTTCTTGATTCAGGATGAATACGATCGTGCAGCTCCAAATGGTACGGGTGCGGCCAAGGTAGGTGGGAACTATGCTGCTAGTCTCCTTCCAGGTAAAATGGCCAAGTCTCGCAACTTTTCAGACGTTATCTACCTAGACCCATCTACACATACAAAGATTGAAGAAGTCGGATCAGCCAACTTCTTTGGAATCACGGCAGACAATGAATTTGTTACGCCATTGAGTCCGTCCATCTTGCCATCCATTACCAAGTACTCTTTGCTTTACCTGGCAGAGCATCGCTTGGGCTTGACACCGATCGAAGGCGATGTCCCAATTGATAATTTAGATCGTTTTGTAGAGGCAGGTGCTTGTGGTACGGCAGCGGTTATTTCGCCAATTGGAGGTATCCAACATGGCGATGATTTCCATGTTTTCTATAGTGAAACAGAAGTAGGTCCTGTTACACGTAAACTCTATGATGAATTGACGGGTATCCAATTTGGTGATGTAGAAGCACCAGAGGGATGGATTGTCAAAGTGGACTAAAAGACATGAAGTAAAGAAGAACTCCATAGCAGTTGTAACGCTGAAATGGAGTTTTTTCTTGCTAGTTTGAGCATTTTCTTGTACAATAGAAAAAGTGAAGAGAGGTAAAGTATGAGTAAAAAAGATAAGAAAATTGAAATCCAATTAACTGATGCAAAAGTGACTGTTGGAAAAGACAGT of Streptococcus oralis contains these proteins:
- the plsY gene encoding glycerol-3-phosphate 1-O-acyltransferase PlsY — translated: MMTFVLLILAYLLGSIPSGLWIGQIFFQTNLREHGSGNTGTTNTFRILGKKAGMATFVIDFFKGTLATLLPILFHQQGVSPLVFGLLAVIGHTFPIFARFKGGKAVATSAGVIFGFAPVFCLYLAIVFFGTLYLGSMISLSSVTASIAAVIGVLIFPLFGFILSSYDLLFIVIILALASLIIIRHKDNITRIKNKTENLVPWGLNLTHQNPKE
- the parE gene encoding DNA topoisomerase IV subunit B; this encodes MSKKEININNYNDDAIQVLEGLDAVRKRPGMYIGSTDGAGLHHLVWEIVDNAVDEALSGFGDRIDVTINKDGSLTVQDHGRGMPTGMHAMGIPTVEVIFTILHAGGKFGQGGYKTSGGLHGVGSSVVNALSSWLEVEITRDGTVYKQRFENGGKPVTTLKKIGTAPKSKTGTKVTFMPDATIFSTTDFKYNTISERLNESAFLLKNVTLSLTDKRTDEAIEFHYENGVQDFVSYLNEDKEILTPVLYFEGEDNGFQVEVALQYNDGFSDNILSFVNNVRTKDGGTHETGLKSAITKVMNDYARKTGLLKEKDKNLEGSDYREGLAAVLSILVPEEHLQFEGQTKDKLGSPLARPIVDSIVAEKLTFFLMENGELASNLIRKAIKARDAREAARKARDESRNGKKNKKDKGLLSGKLTPAQSKNPAKNELYLVEGDSAGGSAKQGRDRKFQAILPLRGKVINTAKAKMADILKNEEINTMIYTIGAGVGADFSIEDANYDKIIIMTDADTDGAHIQTLLLTFFYRYMRPLVEAGHVYIALPPLYKMSKGKGKKEEVAYAWTDGELEELRKQFGKGATLQRYKGLGEMNADQLWETTMNPETRTLIRVTIEDLARAERRVNVLMGDKVEPRRKWIEDNVKFTLEESGEMVF
- a CDS encoding AbiH family protein yields the protein MGYNIYTNQEFKKLANDGQINIMAFFGNGVDIQLMEYLESPYRTSYQNFYNYLCYKNFDKDNMIFQKMTEDKKDNERDPNIKQNWSDFENSLIEIFNQPGWLKIEKLTKDFTQFQIEFSNFLNEIITPNMLARLGNDSTEKGIALNSFTRFLGDLDFINFNKLSFPRKSKLYSLFNWEILNFNYTSMLDNILLLDKGQFDPHPHKFADRQILFYPNPKDRANKLEEFIDCKNGELIEGYVPNPHLNKDTKYSSYLMINITHPHGYQNVPKSMLFGFDNKEQITNENKRSLAKNFLKPYWAQNDRKYKSYFNNTDLFILYGLSLGDSDFWWWNNILNSLLETDSELIIYNYNSNNESDSDTINRFINVATNEKLDDEKLDKLYKKIAIVQYNSETKLNAFKLDYLD
- a CDS encoding GNAT family N-acetyltransferase; this encodes MTILETDRLIIRDLQESDLPTLIAMNQDPEVMQYFPKPYSQAESLRLYQGIQDEVKAYGYSLWAVEEKDSQEFVGLVGLHHSDLRIFAGKEVVEIGWRLRKEFWNRGYATEAAQACLDFAFQQAGLSEVYSFTSLLNLPSQKIMQKLGMEFVKEFDNEKVPAASPLYRHVLYRIKNLH
- a CDS encoding aminoglycoside 6-adenylyltransferase; translated protein: MRTQPQMLDLILQIAKVLQVEAVAMSGSRTNPKAPKDEFQDYDVVFVVDDLDNLTSDLSWLDQFGKRIIEQHNILGNRRLFLMLFEDGNRIDLTLCPKEYIKEWVESEADFTVLEDPKGLFEYYTTNPQRYWTSPASQIAFETACNEFWWVSAYVVKGICRKQLLYATDHLYGVCQQELLKVLAWQVASEMGKVDIGKNYKYLFQYLPTEKEKEFSALLDFSSVEKLTQSLFATMELFHQEAQFLAHKMGFDYDMKVSEKMIKYAGERLN
- the parC gene encoding DNA topoisomerase IV subunit A: MSNIQNMSLEDIMGERFGRYSKYIIQDRALPDIRDGLKPVQRRILYSMNKDGNTFDKSYRKSAKSVGNIMGNFHPHGDSSIYDAMVRMSQDWKNREILVEMHGNNGSMDGDPPAAMRYTEARLSEIAGYLLQDIEKKTVPFAWNFDDTEKEPTVLPAAFPNLLVNGSTGISAGYATDIPPHNLAEVIDATVYMIDHPTAKVDKLMEFLPGPDFPTGAIIQGRDEIKKAYETGKGRVVVRSKTEIEKLKGGKEQIVITEIPYEINKANLVKKIDDVRVNNKVAGIAEVRDESDREGLRIAIELKKDANTDLVLNYLFKYTDLQINYNFNMVAIDNFTPRQVGIVPILSSYIAHRREVILARSRFDKEKAEKRLHIVEGLIRVISILDEVIALIRASENKADAKENLKVSYEFTEEQAEAIVTLQLYRLTNTDVVVLQEEEAELREKIAMLAAIIGDERTMYNLMKKELREVKKKFATPRLSTLEDTAKVIEIDTASLIAEEDTYVSVTKAGYIKRTSPRSFAASTLEEIGKRDDDRLIFVQSAKTTQHLLMFTTLGNVIYRPIHELADIRWKDIGEHLSQTITNFETNEEVLYVEVVDQFDDATTYFAATRLGQIKRVERKEFTPWRTYKSKSVKYAKLKDETDQIVAVAPIKLDDVLLISQNGYALRFNIEEVPVVGAKAAGVKAMNLKADDVLQAAFICNTSSFYLLTQRGSLKRVSCEEIPATSRAKRGLQVLRELKNKPHRVFLAGAVAEQGFVGDLFSTEMEENDQTLLVLSNKGTIYESRLQDLNLSERTSNGSFISDTISDEEVFDAYLKEVFKEDKASS
- a CDS encoding branched-chain amino acid aminotransferase, giving the protein MTVAIDWENLGFSYMKLPYRYIAHYKNGQWDQGELTEDATLHISESSPSLHYGQQAFEGLKAYRTKDGSIQLFRPDENAKRLQRTCDRLLMPQVPTEMFVEACKAVVRANEEYVPPYGTGGTLYLRPLLIGVGDIIGVKPAEEYIFTIFAMPVGNYFKGGLVPTNFLIQDEYDRAAPNGTGAAKVGGNYAASLLPGKMAKSRNFSDVIYLDPSTHTKIEEVGSANFFGITADNEFVTPLSPSILPSITKYSLLYLAEHRLGLTPIEGDVPIDNLDRFVEAGACGTAAVISPIGGIQHGDDFHVFYSETEVGPVTRKLYDELTGIQFGDVEAPEGWIVKVD